Proteins encoded by one window of Microplitis demolitor isolate Queensland-Clemson2020A chromosome 6, iyMicDemo2.1a, whole genome shotgun sequence:
- the LOC128668023 gene encoding uncharacterized protein LOC128668023: MVVDDNVDRSSWIQRMDRMVELRDIVNHRIRRSSKRYAAYYNHKRRNILFEVGDQVYKPTHVLSKKSEQVVGKLAPRYAGPYVISKVVTLVIVEMETPEGKYIGRSHVKFLKLVKRAENVHQGQADAIAWINALSITTT; this comes from the coding sequence ATGGTCGTTGATGATAATGTTGACCGCAGTAGTTGGATTCAGCGGATGGATCGTATGGTCGAATTACGCGATATTGTCAATCACCGTATTCGACGATCCTCTAAACGATACGCGGCCTATTATAACCATAAAAGAcgtaatattttgtttgaagTAGGTGATCAAGTCTATAAACCTACTCACGTCTTGTCGAAAAAAAGTGAGCAGGTTGTGGGTAAATTAGCACCGCGCTATGCGGGCCCATATGTCATCTCGAAGGTAGTTACTCTAGTTATCGTGGAAATGGAGACCCCCGAGGGCAAATATATTGGTCGTAgccatgtaaaatttttaaaattagttaagcGAGCCGAAAATGTCCATCAGGGGCAAGCCGACGCAATCGCATGGATAAATGCTTTATCTATCACTACTACTTGA